One segment of Vibrio orientalis CIP 102891 = ATCC 33934 DNA contains the following:
- the hemH gene encoding ferrochelatase, which yields MQNNKKQGVLLVNLGTPDEATAPAVKRFLSQFLHDQRVVDMTRWLWCPILHGVILPIRAPKVAKLYQSVWTEEGSPLMVYSKRQVEKLKQLVDMPVELGMTYGTPSLQTGVESLLAQGVEEVIVLPLYPQYSGTTTAAVSDGLTKAFKNIPVTPSFQFIRDYHDHPTYIKALAESVKRSWQEKGKGDYLLCSYHGIPKRYADNGDIYPQHCQRTTELLAKELGLTSEQIGMTYQSRFGREEWLQPYTDKTLEALPARGIKKLDIMAPAFSVDCLETLEELSEECRDIFIEHGGEAFTYIPCLNDDERHIQMMLEIVCR from the coding sequence ATGCAAAATAATAAAAAACAGGGTGTGTTACTGGTTAACTTGGGTACGCCTGATGAAGCGACTGCGCCTGCAGTAAAACGATTTTTAAGCCAATTTCTTCATGATCAACGTGTGGTTGATATGACTCGCTGGCTTTGGTGTCCTATTTTGCATGGTGTGATCTTGCCTATTCGTGCGCCAAAGGTCGCTAAACTTTATCAATCGGTTTGGACTGAAGAGGGCTCACCTCTGATGGTGTACTCTAAACGCCAGGTCGAGAAATTAAAGCAGCTGGTGGATATGCCTGTTGAGTTAGGTATGACTTATGGTACTCCTAGTTTACAAACAGGAGTTGAGTCATTGTTAGCTCAAGGGGTAGAGGAAGTCATCGTGCTGCCTTTATATCCGCAGTATTCCGGTACCACAACGGCAGCAGTCTCTGACGGTTTGACTAAAGCATTTAAGAATATCCCAGTTACACCAAGTTTCCAGTTTATCCGCGACTATCATGATCACCCCACTTATATCAAAGCACTAGCTGAGAGTGTCAAACGTTCATGGCAAGAGAAGGGGAAAGGTGATTACTTACTTTGTTCTTACCATGGTATTCCAAAGCGCTACGCTGATAACGGTGATATTTACCCTCAGCACTGCCAGCGCACGACAGAGCTATTGGCAAAAGAGCTTGGGTTAACGTCTGAGCAAATAGGCATGACCTACCAATCTCGCTTTGGACGAGAGGAGTGGTTGCAGCCATACACGGATAAGACGCTAGAAGCATTGCCAGCTAGGGGAATAAAGAAGCTTGATATCATGGCTCCAGCATTTTCTGTTGATTGTCTGGAAACGCTAGAAGAGCTTTCAGAAGAGTGCCGAGACATTTTTATTGAGCATGGTGGGGAAGCATTCACTTACATACCGTGTTTAAACGATGATGAGCGTCATATACAGATGATGCTAGAGATTGTTTGCCGCTAA
- the adk gene encoding adenylate kinase yields MRIILLGAPGAGKGTQANFIMEKYGVPQISTGDMLRAAIKAGTELGKQAKAVIDAGQLVSDEIILGLIKERIAQDDCEKGFLLDGFPRTIPQADGLKEMGVDVDYVIEFDVADDVIVERMAGRRAHLASGRTYHVVYNPPKVEGKDDVTGEDLVVRDDDKEETVRARLGVYHDQTAPLISYYGKEAEAGNTKYLKFDGTKQVTEVSADIEKALA; encoded by the coding sequence ATGCGCATCATTCTTCTAGGTGCTCCAGGTGCAGGTAAAGGCACACAAGCTAATTTCATCATGGAAAAATACGGTGTTCCGCAGATCTCTACTGGTGACATGCTACGTGCTGCTATCAAAGCAGGTACAGAGCTTGGTAAACAAGCTAAAGCTGTAATTGACGCTGGTCAGCTAGTTTCTGATGAAATCATCCTTGGTCTAATCAAAGAGCGTATTGCTCAAGATGACTGCGAAAAAGGTTTCCTACTAGACGGTTTCCCACGCACTATCCCACAGGCTGATGGCCTGAAAGAGATGGGTGTTGACGTAGATTACGTTATTGAATTTGACGTTGCTGACGATGTTATCGTTGAGCGTATGGCTGGTCGTCGTGCTCACCTTGCATCAGGTCGTACTTACCACGTCGTTTACAACCCGCCTAAAGTGGAAGGTAAAGATGACGTAACAGGTGAAGATCTTGTTGTACGTGATGATGATAAAGAAGAGACAGTACGTGCTCGTCTAGGTGTATACCATGATCAAACTGCACCGCTTATCTCTTACTACGGTAAAGAAGCTGAAGCTGGTAACACTAAGTACCTTAAGTTTGATGGTACTAAGCAAGTTACTGAAGTTAGTGCAGATATCGAGAAAGCACTAGCATAA
- the htpG gene encoding molecular chaperone HtpG, which yields MSETATHNKETRGFQSEVKQLLHLMIHSLYSNKEIFLRELISNASDASDKLRFQALSNSELYQGDAELGVKLSFDEASNTLTISDNGIGMSREDVIEHLGTIAKSGTADFFSKLSEDQSKDSQLIGQFGVGFYSAFIVAGAVTVRTRAAGLGSEQGVQWHSAGEGEYTIEDVTKESRGTDIILHMREEGKEFLNEWRLREVISKYSDHIGIPVSIQTAERDEEGKETGTKKWEQINKAQALWTRNKSDIAEEEYQEFYKHVSHDFADPLVWSHNRVEGKNDYTSLLYIPSQAPWDMMNRDHKSGLKLYVQRVFIMDDAEQFMPSYLRFVRGLIDSNDLPLNVSREILQDNKVTQSLRGACTKRVLTMLERMAKNDEEKYQTFWKQFGLVMKEGPAEDMSNKEKIAGLLRFASTEVDSADQTVGLASYVERMKEGQDKIYYLTADSYAAAKNSPHLEQFKAKGIEVVLMYDRIDEYVMNYLTEFDGKQFQSITKAGLDLSKFEDEAEKEKQKETEEEFKSVVERTKEYLGDRVKEVRTTFKLASTPAVVVTDDFEMGTQMAKLLEAAGQAAPEVKYIFEINPEHALVKQMADEADEQAFGRWVEVLLGQAMLAERGSIEDPSQFLGAINTLLTKG from the coding sequence ATGAGCGAAACAGCAACACATAACAAAGAAACTCGTGGCTTTCAGTCCGAAGTAAAACAACTACTTCATCTAATGATTCATTCTCTCTATTCAAATAAAGAGATCTTTCTTCGCGAGCTAATTTCGAATGCGTCTGATGCTTCTGACAAACTGCGTTTTCAAGCACTGTCTAATTCGGAACTTTATCAAGGCGACGCTGAGTTAGGTGTAAAGCTTTCTTTTGATGAGGCATCTAACACTCTAACGATTTCTGATAACGGCATCGGCATGAGTCGTGAAGACGTTATTGAGCACCTAGGTACTATCGCTAAATCGGGGACTGCCGATTTCTTCTCTAAATTATCTGAAGACCAATCTAAAGATTCGCAACTGATTGGTCAATTCGGGGTTGGTTTCTACTCGGCATTTATTGTTGCTGGTGCAGTGACGGTTCGCACTCGTGCAGCGGGTCTTGGCTCAGAACAGGGCGTGCAGTGGCACTCTGCTGGTGAAGGCGAGTACACGATTGAAGATGTGACGAAAGAATCCCGTGGTACGGATATCATTCTTCATATGCGTGAAGAAGGTAAAGAGTTCCTAAATGAATGGCGTCTGCGTGAAGTGATCAGCAAGTATTCTGATCACATCGGCATCCCAGTTTCTATTCAAACCGCTGAACGCGATGAAGAAGGAAAAGAAACAGGCACTAAAAAGTGGGAGCAAATCAATAAAGCTCAAGCACTATGGACTCGCAATAAATCAGATATCGCTGAAGAAGAGTACCAAGAGTTCTACAAACATGTTTCACACGACTTTGCTGATCCACTTGTATGGAGCCATAACCGTGTAGAAGGTAAGAACGACTACACAAGTTTGCTATACATTCCATCTCAAGCGCCTTGGGATATGATGAACCGAGACCATAAATCAGGTCTAAAACTTTATGTTCAGCGTGTATTCATCATGGATGATGCTGAGCAGTTTATGCCGTCATACCTACGTTTCGTTCGTGGCCTGATAGATTCAAATGATCTTCCATTGAATGTTTCTCGTGAAATTCTACAAGACAACAAGGTGACTCAGTCTCTGCGTGGTGCTTGTACTAAACGTGTTTTGACTATGCTTGAGCGCATGGCGAAGAACGATGAAGAGAAATATCAAACCTTCTGGAAGCAGTTTGGCCTAGTCATGAAAGAAGGCCCTGCTGAAGACATGAGCAATAAAGAGAAGATTGCAGGTCTTCTACGCTTTGCTTCTACGGAAGTCGACTCAGCGGATCAGACTGTGGGTCTAGCATCTTATGTTGAGCGCATGAAAGAAGGTCAAGATAAGATCTACTACCTAACTGCTGACAGCTATGCAGCGGCAAAAAACAGCCCTCACTTAGAGCAGTTTAAAGCAAAAGGTATCGAGGTTGTTCTAATGTACGATCGTATCGATGAGTACGTGATGAACTATCTCACTGAGTTTGACGGAAAGCAGTTCCAGTCAATCACTAAAGCGGGCTTAGATCTAAGCAAGTTCGAAGACGAAGCGGAAAAAGAGAAGCAGAAAGAGACTGAAGAAGAATTCAAGTCTGTCGTTGAACGTACCAAAGAATACTTGGGCGACCGTGTGAAAGAGGTTCGTACTACGTTCAAACTGGCAAGCACTCCTGCGGTTGTTGTGACTGATGACTTCGAAATGGGGACTCAAATGGCGAAACTTCTAGAAGCGGCTGGCCAAGCGGCTCCTGAAGTGAAGTACATTTTTGAAATTAACCCAGAACACGCTTTGGTTAAGCAAATGGCAGATGAAGCCGATGAACAAGCGTTTGGTCGCTGGGTCGAGGTTTTACTTGGTCAAGCGATGCTGGCTGAGCGAGGTTCGATAGAAGATCCCTCTCAGTTCTTAGGTGCCATCAATACGCTTTTGACTAAGGGCTAA
- a CDS encoding winged helix-turn-helix domain-containing protein — protein sequence MSNIGTKFNLANRFTFDPNTNSLIDKETDNELIRLGSNESRILLLLCEKPSEIVSRNDLHDFVWRKQGFEVDDSSLTQAISTLRKLLKDSTKSPMFVKTVPKRGYQLICTVERTTPLMSGESDLEESGATDDVEAIDIIDIETTAEIPASPQAEQVSQAQPQQIEQPTPRTAWSLTSKLFLALALFLPLCVVLFTNPAESEFRELGVFDNTPVKTPINHPDLTQWYPSIKQCVKKYNETHLDDLAPIEVIATGGQNNQLVLNYIHSLDHSGQNITLRIFAEQEDLSKVCQ from the coding sequence ATGAGTAATATAGGTACTAAGTTTAATCTTGCAAACAGATTCACTTTTGACCCGAATACAAACTCTCTTATCGATAAGGAAACCGATAATGAGCTTATTCGCTTAGGAAGCAACGAGAGCCGCATTCTTCTGCTTCTGTGTGAAAAACCGAGTGAAATTGTTTCCCGAAACGATCTGCATGACTTCGTTTGGCGCAAACAAGGCTTTGAGGTCGATGACTCTAGCCTAACACAAGCAATTTCGACATTACGAAAGCTCCTTAAAGATTCCACTAAATCTCCAATGTTTGTAAAAACAGTGCCAAAGCGTGGCTACCAGCTTATATGTACTGTTGAACGTACAACACCGCTAATGAGTGGAGAATCTGATCTTGAGGAAAGCGGGGCGACGGACGACGTTGAAGCTATCGATATTATTGATATTGAAACCACGGCAGAAATACCTGCGAGCCCTCAAGCAGAGCAAGTATCCCAGGCACAGCCACAGCAAATTGAACAGCCAACTCCTCGCACGGCTTGGAGCCTGACATCTAAACTTTTCTTGGCTTTGGCTTTATTCCTACCGCTATGTGTCGTGTTATTCACTAACCCTGCTGAGTCTGAGTTCCGCGAACTTGGTGTATTTGACAATACTCCCGTGAAAACGCCAATCAACCATCCTGATTTAACTCAGTGGTACCCGTCGATTAAGCAGTGTGTAAAGAAATACAATGAGACACACTTGGATGATCTCGCTCCTATTGAAGTGATAGCAACCGGAGGGCAGAATAATCAACTCGTGCTGAACTACATTCACTCGTTAGATCACTCTGGCCAGAACATCACATTACGAATCTTCGCTGAGCAAGAAGATCTAAGTAAAGTCTGCCAATAG
- a CDS encoding regulatory protein ToxS — protein sequence MNQKIAAGLLVFSALFSGWLYWGSDLKVEQVLTSHEWQSKMVTVITAPLQEESVGPLRKADISSNVKYLPNNTYIRVATVRLYANGDQSAESVINISETGEWDISDNYLLVSPTEFKDVSSAQSKDFTEAQLQLITQIFKMDAQQSRRIDIVNEKTLLLTSLSHGSTVLFSN from the coding sequence ATGAATCAAAAAATTGCAGCTGGCCTACTTGTTTTTTCAGCACTATTTAGTGGATGGCTCTACTGGGGTAGTGACTTAAAAGTTGAGCAAGTCCTTACTTCTCACGAATGGCAATCTAAGATGGTTACTGTCATCACAGCGCCACTTCAAGAAGAGTCTGTCGGCCCACTACGTAAAGCGGATATCTCCTCTAACGTCAAATATTTACCTAATAACACTTACATTCGTGTCGCTACCGTTCGTTTATACGCAAATGGCGATCAGTCTGCTGAAAGTGTTATTAACATTTCGGAAACTGGCGAGTGGGATATTAGTGATAACTACTTGTTAGTCTCCCCTACCGAGTTTAAAGATGTCTCCTCTGCGCAAAGCAAAGATTTTACTGAAGCGCAGCTTCAGCTAATCACGCAGATTTTTAAAATGGATGCACAACAAAGCCGTCGCATCGACATCGTCAATGAAAAAACGTTATTGCTGACGAGCCTCAGCCACGGCTCTACTGTTCTTTTCAGCAATTAA
- a CDS encoding sulfite exporter TauE/SafE family protein, giving the protein MDWINTFALFLGSLLANTLASLSGGGAGLLQFPLLIFFGLPFSTALATHKIASVALGLGAAYTHIKNKSFPFRVAVYLFFVGSIGVVLGANIVLLIPEEIAKKMLGAMILALGIYSRLKKQLGQEEVPSHRDPLGWILGGISLMLIGVVNGSLTAGSGLLVTLFLVRWFGYSYKQAVALTMLCVGLFWNGIGGIAVAQAGAPIYWPWLPVLLLGSFLGGSLGAYLTTRYSNKVIKTCFEVLTFAVGIKLLV; this is encoded by the coding sequence ATGGACTGGATTAATACTTTCGCCCTATTCCTTGGCTCACTGTTGGCCAATACCCTCGCTTCACTCTCTGGTGGTGGCGCTGGTTTGTTGCAATTTCCATTGCTCATTTTCTTCGGCTTACCTTTTTCTACAGCTCTAGCGACTCATAAAATTGCCAGCGTTGCTCTTGGGCTTGGCGCTGCATACACACATATCAAAAACAAAAGCTTTCCTTTTAGGGTTGCCGTTTATTTGTTTTTTGTTGGAAGTATTGGTGTGGTGCTCGGTGCCAATATTGTGCTTCTCATTCCAGAAGAGATTGCAAAGAAAATGCTTGGCGCAATGATTTTAGCGCTAGGAATTTACTCTCGACTTAAAAAGCAGCTCGGACAGGAAGAAGTTCCGTCTCACCGCGATCCACTTGGCTGGATCTTAGGCGGCATAAGTCTAATGCTCATCGGGGTGGTCAATGGCTCGTTAACAGCCGGCTCTGGCTTGCTTGTCACTCTATTTCTTGTCCGCTGGTTTGGATACAGCTACAAACAAGCCGTTGCCCTTACCATGCTATGTGTCGGCCTATTCTGGAATGGAATTGGCGGGATAGCCGTTGCTCAAGCTGGCGCTCCTATTTACTGGCCTTGGCTACCTGTACTGCTACTGGGTTCATTTTTAGGTGGTAGCCTCGGTGCTTACCTCACGACACGCTATAGTAACAAGGTAATAAAGACTTGTTTTGAAGTTCTCACATTTGCGGTTGGCATTAAATTATTAGTCTGA
- the yfcE gene encoding phosphodiesterase, whose translation MKLFFASDLHGCLPATEKVLAEYKKSGAQTLVILGDVLNHGPRNPVPEGYNPPAVSELLNQYADQIIAVRGNCDSEVDQMLLSFPMMMDYAWVMLPSGQRLFLTHGHLYNSDKRPPLRQGDVIAHGHTHIPVAELNNGQFIFNPGSITFPRNGYAASYGLLEHNQLSVVTFDGEVLAQTSLS comes from the coding sequence GTGAAACTCTTTTTTGCCTCTGATCTGCATGGCTGTTTGCCTGCAACCGAAAAAGTATTGGCTGAATATAAAAAATCCGGCGCTCAGACGTTGGTTATTTTAGGTGATGTGCTGAACCACGGTCCGCGTAACCCTGTGCCGGAAGGGTATAACCCACCCGCGGTAAGTGAATTGCTCAATCAATATGCTGATCAGATTATTGCTGTACGTGGCAATTGTGATAGTGAAGTTGATCAGATGCTACTCTCGTTTCCTATGATGATGGATTACGCTTGGGTGATGTTGCCATCTGGGCAGCGTTTGTTCTTAACTCATGGTCACCTTTATAACTCGGACAAACGTCCGCCACTAAGGCAAGGTGACGTCATTGCTCATGGGCACACGCACATCCCTGTTGCTGAGTTGAATAATGGCCAGTTTATATTTAATCCGGGCTCGATAACCTTTCCACGCAATGGGTATGCGGCGAGTTATGGTTTACTAGAGCACAACCAACTAAGTGTGGTCACTTTTGATGGTGAAGTGTTAGCGCAAACGTCACTTAGCTAG
- a CDS encoding CBS domain-containing protein → MRQQTTVRVRDVMVSSYVIIDGLTTVKEGIQLAREHGVKALVVNKRSDDDEYGLVLMNDIAKKVLAQNRSPERTNIYEIMTKPALGVEPDMNVKYCARLFERFGISRAPVIEQGKIIGMVSYNNIVINGMVRDD, encoded by the coding sequence ATGAGGCAGCAAACGACAGTCCGTGTTCGTGACGTCATGGTCAGTAGTTACGTGATTATTGATGGCTTAACAACGGTTAAAGAGGGTATTCAATTGGCGCGAGAGCACGGAGTTAAAGCACTCGTGGTGAATAAACGCAGTGATGATGATGAGTATGGCTTAGTCTTAATGAACGACATCGCCAAAAAAGTTCTAGCGCAAAATCGCTCGCCAGAAAGAACCAACATCTACGAAATTATGACCAAGCCAGCACTAGGTGTCGAACCTGATATGAACGTAAAGTATTGCGCGCGTCTGTTTGAACGATTTGGCATTAGCCGAGCCCCTGTGATTGAACAGGGAAAAATTATCGGTATGGTCAGTTACAATAATATCGTGATTAACGGTATGGTTCGGGATGACTAA
- a CDS encoding P-II family nitrogen regulator, producing MRFKLLLAFVEDSKTDAVLTAARDAGATGATVINNARGEGLNQKKTFFGLTLDVQKDVLLFVVEEHLSRHILETISDVGEFDQESGQGIAIQIDIEDAVGVAHQVEKLTKVVEDEL from the coding sequence ATGCGCTTTAAATTGCTATTGGCCTTCGTTGAAGACAGTAAGACGGATGCAGTCTTAACTGCGGCAAGAGACGCAGGTGCTACCGGTGCTACGGTGATTAACAATGCTCGGGGAGAAGGGCTTAATCAGAAAAAAACTTTTTTTGGCCTGACGTTAGATGTACAGAAAGATGTGCTTTTGTTTGTTGTGGAAGAGCATTTATCTCGCCATATTTTGGAAACCATCAGTGACGTTGGAGAATTTGATCAAGAATCTGGGCAAGGTATCGCGATACAAATTGATATTGAAGATGCCGTTGGGGTGGCGCATCAAGTTGAGAAGCTAACTAAAGTGGTAGAGGATGAATTATGA
- a CDS encoding DUF1538 domain-containing protein — protein MIEWSHFVDIFIDTVSDVVPIACIIFGFQFAVLRKPIAHPAKVMLGFFYVILGLSLFLIGLDLALFPLGETMASQLTAPNFIQQFQLSVGVHFQWFDYYWVYLFAFFIGFSTTIAEPSLIAVALKANQVSGGSISVNGLRIAVALGVAFGISLGSYRIVVGDPIHYYIIFGYVIVVIQTFYAPKLIIPLAYDSGGVTTSTVTVPLVAALGLGLASTVPGRNPMIDGFGLIAFASLFPIISVMGYAQITQWLNKETKREDEENAL, from the coding sequence ATGATTGAGTGGAGCCATTTTGTCGATATATTCATTGATACAGTCAGCGATGTTGTGCCCATAGCATGCATTATTTTTGGTTTCCAGTTTGCGGTACTAAGAAAGCCAATTGCCCACCCTGCCAAGGTGATGCTTGGCTTTTTCTACGTGATACTTGGTTTATCGCTGTTTCTTATTGGCCTTGACCTTGCCTTGTTCCCATTGGGTGAAACCATGGCGTCTCAATTAACCGCACCAAATTTTATTCAGCAATTTCAGCTTTCGGTGGGTGTTCATTTTCAATGGTTTGATTACTACTGGGTTTACCTTTTTGCCTTTTTTATTGGTTTTAGTACCACCATTGCCGAGCCATCTTTAATTGCTGTTGCTCTGAAAGCCAATCAGGTATCGGGTGGCAGTATTAGTGTCAATGGGCTAAGAATAGCGGTCGCGTTAGGGGTTGCTTTTGGTATCTCACTGGGCAGTTACCGAATTGTGGTTGGAGACCCTATTCACTATTACATCATTTTCGGCTATGTGATTGTGGTCATTCAGACCTTTTACGCACCAAAGCTAATTATTCCATTAGCCTATGACTCGGGGGGAGTCACAACCTCAACCGTTACCGTGCCATTAGTTGCGGCCTTAGGTTTGGGGCTTGCCTCTACGGTCCCGGGGCGTAATCCGATGATAGATGGCTTTGGTTTGATTGCCTTTGCGAGCTTATTTCCAATAATTTCCGTCATGGGGTACGCACAAATAACGCAGTGGCTCAATAAAGAAACAAAACGAGAGGATGAAGAGAATGCGCTTTAA
- a CDS encoding DUF1538 domain-containing protein, with product MEAMTALFKALFGSLRDLMPIIFVIAFFQLIVLQEPLPNLVSILFGLLLVVFGLTFFIFGLEMGLFPIGESMAQAFARKGSVFWLLIFAFCLGFGTTVAEPALTAVAGEAAEVAAEGGMIANEALAMEEYANGLRYTVALSVGIAILLGVLRILKGWPIQYMIIGGYIGVVILTMFAPPSIIGVAYDSGGVTTSTITVPLVTALGVGLASAIKGRNPMIDGFGLIAFASLLPMMFVMVYGMVVA from the coding sequence ATGGAAGCAATGACCGCGTTGTTCAAGGCGCTTTTTGGTAGCTTACGTGATTTGATGCCAATTATTTTTGTGATTGCTTTCTTTCAGCTCATTGTTTTGCAGGAGCCTTTACCTAATTTAGTCTCAATTCTATTTGGCCTTCTACTGGTTGTATTTGGTTTAACATTTTTTATTTTTGGCTTAGAGATGGGGTTATTCCCTATCGGAGAAAGCATGGCTCAAGCGTTCGCGCGGAAAGGCAGTGTTTTCTGGCTATTGATCTTCGCCTTTTGCCTTGGTTTTGGCACTACGGTTGCTGAGCCTGCCTTGACTGCCGTGGCGGGAGAGGCTGCTGAAGTGGCGGCTGAAGGTGGGATGATCGCTAATGAAGCGCTTGCGATGGAAGAGTACGCTAATGGCCTTCGGTATACGGTGGCGCTGTCTGTCGGTATTGCTATTTTATTAGGAGTATTGAGAATTCTTAAAGGCTGGCCGATTCAGTATATGATCATTGGCGGCTATATCGGGGTGGTTATACTCACCATGTTTGCTCCCCCTAGCATTATTGGTGTTGCTTATGATTCTGGTGGCGTGACAACATCGACGATCACGGTCCCCTTAGTGACGGCACTTGGCGTTGGACTCGCTTCAGCGATTAAAGGGCGAAACCCAATGATAGATGGATTTGGCTTAATCGCCTTTGCTTCACTATTACCGATGATGTTTGTCATGGTGTATGGGATGGTGGTGGCATGA